A genomic segment from Pseudomonas sp. S09G 359 encodes:
- a CDS encoding malonate decarboxylase subunit delta produces the protein METLSFEFPAGQPAKGRALVGCVGSGDLEVLLEPGTPGTLTIQVQTSVNGAEQRWQHLFERIFQEHTPPALNIDIHDFGATPGVVRLRLEQGFEEIGHD, from the coding sequence ATGGAAACCTTATCCTTTGAATTCCCCGCCGGGCAGCCAGCCAAGGGCCGTGCACTGGTGGGGTGTGTCGGTTCCGGCGACCTCGAAGTGCTGCTGGAACCGGGCACGCCCGGCACGCTGACCATCCAGGTGCAGACCTCGGTAAATGGCGCCGAGCAGCGCTGGCAGCATCTGTTCGAGCGGATCTTCCAGGAGCACACGCCACCGGCGTTGAACATCGATATCCACGATTTTGGCGCCACCCCCGGCGTGGTGCGTTTGCGCCTGGAGCAGGGTTTCGAGGAGATCGGCCATGACTGA
- a CDS encoding triphosphoribosyl-dephospho-CoA synthase: protein MRALKLDELSLADRLADMAVDALIDEADLSPKPALVDRRGNGAHSDLHLGLMHASALSLWPMFKEMAEAALEFGEVGLPLREALGRIGREGELAMLATTNGVNTHRGAIWALGLLTAAAALEPRAITLTAAKLALLNDRYAPQPLSHGAQVAQRYGARGAREEAQLGFPSVMQRGLPQLHKSRRQNAGEQNARLDALLAIMTDLADTCVLYRAGLEGQHAMQRGAQAVLDAGGSATLGGRRQLHALDQQLLALNASPGGAADLLAACLFIDRLDGAL from the coding sequence ATGCGCGCCCTTAAACTGGATGAACTGAGCCTGGCCGACCGCCTGGCGGATATGGCCGTCGATGCGTTGATCGATGAGGCTGACCTGTCGCCCAAACCTGCATTGGTGGACCGGCGTGGCAATGGCGCCCACAGCGATTTGCACCTGGGCCTGATGCACGCCTCGGCGTTGTCGCTGTGGCCGATGTTCAAGGAGATGGCCGAAGCCGCGCTTGAGTTCGGTGAAGTCGGCTTGCCCCTGCGTGAAGCCCTCGGGCGCATCGGCCGTGAAGGCGAGCTCGCGATGCTCGCCACTACCAACGGCGTGAACACCCATCGCGGTGCCATCTGGGCGCTTGGTTTGCTCACCGCTGCGGCGGCGCTGGAACCCCGCGCCATCACGCTGACCGCCGCCAAGTTGGCGCTGCTCAACGACCGCTACGCCCCGCAACCCCTGAGCCATGGCGCCCAGGTGGCCCAGCGCTACGGCGCACGCGGTGCCCGTGAAGAAGCGCAGTTGGGCTTCCCTTCGGTCATGCAACGCGGTCTGCCGCAGTTGCACAAAAGCCGCCGGCAAAACGCCGGCGAACAGAACGCGCGCCTGGATGCCTTGCTCGCGATCATGACCGACCTGGCCGACACCTGCGTGCTCTACCGCGCCGGCTTGGAGGGCCAGCACGCCATGCAACGCGGTGCCCAGGCGGTGCTGGATGCCGGCGGCAGCGCGACCCTCGGCGGTCGCCGCCAGCTGCACGCGCTGGACCAGCAACTGCTGGCCCTGAATGCCTCCCCCGGCGGTGCCGCCGACCTGTTGGCTGCCTGCCTGTTTATCGACCGCCTCGACGGAGCGCTGTGA
- the mdcA gene encoding malonate decarboxylase subunit alpha, whose translation MTIITTPDSRWTRRRDEKQRRLGLVKHYADGAVLPSDKIVEALEALILPGDRVVLEGNNQKQADFLSRSLAKADPAKLHDLHMIMPSVGRSEHLDLFEKGIARKLDFSFAGTQSLRISQLLEDGLLEVGAIHTYIELYARLVVDLIPNVVLSAGFMADRAGNIYTGASTEDTPALIEPAAFSDGIVIVQVNQLVDDVTDLPRVDIPASWVDFVVVADKPFYIEPLFTRDPRHIKPVHVLMAMMAIRGIYEKHNVQSLNHGIGFNTAAIELILPTYGESLGLKGKICRNWTLNPHPTLIPAIESGWVESVHCFGTELGMENYIAARPDVFFTGRDGSMRSNRMFCQLAGQYAVDLFIGATLQVDGDGHSSTVTRGRLAGFGGAPNMGHDPRGRRHGTPAWLDMRHDDAPEALLERGKKLVVQMVETFQEGGKPTFVDTLDAVEVARKSGMPLAPIMIYGDDVTHLLTEEGIAYLYKARSLEERQAMIAAVAGVTAIGMRHNPKDTARMRREGLIALPEDLGIRRTDATRELLAAKSVADLVDWSGGLYNPPAKFRSW comes from the coding sequence ATGACAATAATAACCACCCCCGACTCGCGCTGGACGCGGCGGCGCGATGAGAAGCAGCGGCGCCTCGGGCTGGTCAAACACTACGCAGACGGGGCGGTGTTGCCCAGTGACAAGATCGTCGAAGCCCTGGAAGCGCTGATCCTGCCCGGCGACCGTGTCGTGCTGGAAGGAAACAACCAGAAACAAGCCGACTTCCTCTCGCGCTCCCTGGCCAAGGCCGACCCGGCCAAGCTCCACGATTTGCACATGATCATGCCCAGTGTCGGCCGTTCCGAGCACCTGGACCTGTTTGAAAAAGGCATCGCGCGCAAGCTGGATTTCTCCTTCGCCGGCACCCAATCCCTGCGCATCAGCCAGTTGCTGGAAGACGGCCTGCTGGAAGTCGGCGCGATCCACACCTACATCGAACTCTACGCGCGGCTGGTAGTGGACCTGATCCCCAACGTGGTGCTCTCCGCCGGGTTCATGGCTGACCGTGCTGGCAATATCTACACCGGCGCGAGCACCGAAGATACGCCGGCGCTGATCGAACCCGCGGCGTTCAGCGATGGCATCGTGATCGTGCAGGTCAACCAGTTGGTGGATGACGTCACCGATTTGCCCCGCGTCGACATCCCGGCGAGCTGGGTGGATTTTGTCGTGGTGGCCGACAAGCCGTTCTATATCGAACCGCTGTTCACCCGTGACCCACGCCATATCAAGCCCGTGCATGTGCTGATGGCGATGATGGCGATCCGTGGCATCTACGAAAAACACAACGTGCAGTCGCTCAACCACGGTATTGGTTTCAACACCGCCGCCATTGAATTGATCCTGCCCACCTACGGCGAATCCCTCGGCCTCAAGGGCAAGATCTGCCGCAACTGGACCCTCAACCCGCACCCCACGCTGATCCCTGCGATTGAAAGCGGCTGGGTTGAAAGCGTGCACTGCTTCGGCACCGAACTGGGCATGGAGAACTACATCGCCGCACGGCCGGATGTGTTCTTCACCGGCCGCGACGGCTCAATGCGCTCCAACCGCATGTTTTGCCAACTCGCCGGCCAATACGCGGTGGACCTGTTTATCGGCGCCACCCTGCAAGTGGATGGCGACGGGCATTCCAGTACCGTCACCCGTGGCCGCCTCGCCGGTTTTGGTGGGGCGCCGAACATGGGCCATGACCCACGCGGCCGTCGTCATGGCACCCCGGCGTGGCTGGACATGCGCCACGACGATGCGCCCGAAGCGCTGCTGGAGCGCGGCAAAAAGCTGGTGGTGCAAATGGTCGAGACCTTCCAGGAAGGCGGCAAGCCCACCTTTGTCGACACTCTCGACGCCGTGGAAGTGGCACGCAAAAGCGGCATGCCCCTGGCGCCGATCATGATCTACGGCGATGACGTGACCCACCTGCTCACCGAAGAGGGCATCGCCTACCTGTACAAGGCGCGCTCCCTGGAAGAACGCCAGGCGATGATCGCCGCCGTCGCCGGGGTGACCGCCATCGGTATGCGGCATAACCCCAAGGACACTGCGCGCATGCGCCGCGAAGGCTTGATCGCCCTGCCCGAAGACCTCGGCATCCGCCGCACCGACGCCACCCGCGAGCTGCTGGCCGCCAAGAGCGTGGCCGACCTGGTGGACTGGTCCGGTGGCCTGTACAACCCGCCCGCCAAATTCAGGAGCTGGTAA
- a CDS encoding chemotaxis protein CheW yields MLDHRTSQLTGLLLPLADRHLVLPNVAVAELIDFQRGEPASDAPPWYLRQVTWRDWQIPLISFEAACGEASVTAERSRIVVLNALGGRPTLKFIALVIQGIPRSYKLDSELSYVDVPLCPLELAAVQVGEHVAKVPDLMGLEALLVESGLA; encoded by the coding sequence ATGCTTGACCACCGCACCAGCCAACTCACCGGCCTGCTGCTGCCCTTGGCTGACCGCCATCTGGTATTGCCCAACGTTGCCGTGGCCGAACTGATCGACTTCCAGCGCGGCGAACCGGCCAGCGATGCACCGCCGTGGTATTTGCGGCAAGTGACTTGGCGCGATTGGCAAATTCCGCTGATCAGCTTCGAAGCCGCCTGCGGCGAGGCCAGCGTAACGGCCGAGCGCTCACGGATCGTAGTGTTGAATGCCTTGGGCGGCCGGCCGACGCTGAAGTTTATTGCGCTGGTGATCCAGGGCATTCCCCGCTCGTACAAGCTCGACAGCGAATTGAGCTACGTGGACGTGCCGCTGTGCCCGCTGGAGCTGGCGGCGGTGCAGGTGGGCGAGCATGTGGCGAAGGTGCCTGACCTCATGGGGCTCGAAGCCCTGCTGGTAGAGTCCGGCCTGGCCTGA
- a CDS encoding Hpt domain-containing protein: MVDRHDYVALEWVKGDIAETLKQARSALDAFVETADSDALDECLAGIHQVHGALQMVEFYGAALLAEEIEALALALQAGHVSQRDESIRLLQQALGQLPLYLDRIHSARRDLPLVVLPLLNDLRSARGESLLSETSLFSPQLLSIAPLPDEALAQRAPPDLHEQLLQWHQLLQQALAGLLREDHGPSNLEDMARVFARLEALCQGAPLLPLWQVTSALVEGMLTGVIANSPALRSLLKASDKQLKRLLAQGIGGINQPAPDELLKSLLFYVAKVTRPTPRMQSLKERYGLDEALPDSAVVDAERARLAGPDRNAMGSVLGALCEELVRVKERLDLFVRSDRQHTSDLDALLAPLRQIADTLAVLGFGQPRKVIIDQLAVVLSLAQGQREPNDAVLMDVAGALLYVEATLAGMVGTVEPESREESRLPTTDLTQIHQLVIRESCQCLRQAKELVIDCLEADWDRQRLESLPELLSQVRGALAMIPLPRAASLMRGCTDYVDEQLMSHDSPPSEMQLAHFADVISSLEYYLERMLQDPDAAGERVLELATQGLAALGYLPAEKPWRQALAAPDGALSTDEAPSQSQFDALASPTSRLNPPALQRPGSLLPPPADEEPIDDELREVFLEETDEVLEVLHRHLPHSADKTAQGEMRRAFHTLKGSGRMVRALVLAELAWAVENLLNRVLERSVALGPDVQQVLDEAVALLPELIADFAIDDQRQRDEVDALAARAHALASGTPAAEPHDPMLLEIFRNEAQSHLDSLNHFLQQAAEHVPLQVSDELQRALHTLKGSAYMAGVLPIAELARPLDHLTREYKAHRLPLDLDEVELLLEAEGLFQRGLRQLDSDPLVPIKGATDLINRTQSLLDQQLQALLDAPSTGLRIKRDPQLIANFLAQGMDILLDAESLLRRWQQHPGERQELTALLDELTTLGEGAHIADLHPIDELCEALLDLYGAVEESSLAVSERFFHEADQAHEALISMLDQLAAGQEISPAPARVEALRELLDEALDPSATGLIKSDGSRALSISELGAATAQLDHDTTVDDEIVEIFLEEAVDILDSAGQSLKRWLLEPESAAPLSSLQRDLHTLKGGARMAEIGPVGDLAHELEGLYEGLVDRRYSYSTELSQVLMASHERLALQLEELQHHQPLSDCAELVAKVRALRQNSTPTAPVAAPPASGADPELLEIFLEEAADILDSSGAALLRWQAEPNNRQEVETLLRDLHTLKGGARMVEIGPIGDLAHELEFLYEGLSAGLLAPSAELFALLQGCHDRLAQMIDAVADGLPVGSVDKLIKRIKSLVHPSVEPVAPVALPAGKAEAAVDPAADMVKISAELLDDLVNLAGETSIFRGRIEQQVNDARIALTEVETTIERMRDQLRRLDTETQGRILSRQQAEAERLGYEEFDPLEMDRHSQLQQLSRALSESVSDLLDLKDTLDRRNEDAHDLLQQQARINTELQEGLMRTRMVPFERMLPRLKRIVRQVAQELGKDVEFIVGNAEGEMDRNVLERMAAPLEHMLRNAVDHGLESREARLAAGKPEKGRISLDLTHEGGDIVFDMRDDGAGVPLEAVRRKAIKRGLLAPGQEISDRDVLQFILQPGFSTAEKITQISGRGVGMDVVHEEVRQLGGSMFIESTPGAGVHFRIRLPFTVSVNRALMVQCADDQYAIPLNTIEGLVRVLPHELAGHYQQDPPRYEYAGQRYELFYLGDLLHTVARPKLLGQYQPVPVLLVQCNERRVAIHVDAMAGTREIVVKGLGPQFAGVQGLSGATILGDGRVVLIIDLLAHIRARQPALPAQAVDAPLMLNDPLKKRPLLVLVVDDSVTVRKVTSRLLERNGMNVLTAKDGIDAIAVLEEHTPDLMLLDIEMPRMDGFEVATQVRNDPRLMRLPIIMITSRTGQKHRDRAMAIGVNEYLGKPYQESALLDSIAYWSKSHA, from the coding sequence ATGGTTGACCGGCACGACTACGTGGCCCTCGAATGGGTCAAGGGCGACATTGCCGAAACCTTGAAACAGGCCCGTTCGGCGCTGGACGCTTTTGTCGAAACCGCCGACAGCGATGCGCTCGACGAGTGCCTGGCCGGCATCCACCAGGTGCATGGCGCGCTGCAAATGGTCGAGTTCTACGGCGCCGCGCTGTTGGCCGAAGAGATCGAAGCACTGGCCTTGGCGCTGCAGGCCGGCCACGTCAGCCAGCGCGATGAAAGCATTCGCCTGCTGCAACAGGCCCTCGGCCAATTGCCGCTGTACCTGGACCGCATCCACAGCGCGCGCCGCGACCTGCCGTTGGTGGTGTTGCCGTTGCTCAATGACCTGCGCAGCGCCCGCGGCGAAAGCCTGCTGTCGGAAACCAGCCTGTTCAGCCCGCAATTGCTGTCGATTGCCCCACTGCCGGATGAAGCCCTGGCCCAGCGCGCGCCGCCGGACCTGCACGAACAATTGCTGCAATGGCACCAACTGCTGCAACAGGCCCTGGCCGGGCTGCTGCGCGAAGACCACGGCCCGAGCAACCTGGAAGACATGGCGCGGGTCTTCGCGCGCCTCGAAGCATTGTGCCAGGGCGCGCCGCTGTTGCCGCTGTGGCAAGTCACCTCGGCGCTGGTCGAGGGCATGCTCACCGGCGTGATCGCCAACAGCCCGGCGCTGCGCAGCCTGCTCAAGGCCAGCGACAAGCAACTCAAGCGCCTGCTGGCCCAGGGCATCGGCGGCATCAACCAACCGGCGCCGGATGAGCTGCTCAAGAGCCTGCTGTTCTACGTGGCCAAAGTCACCCGGCCGACGCCGCGCATGCAAAGCCTCAAGGAACGTTACGGCCTGGATGAGGCGTTGCCCGACAGCGCCGTGGTCGATGCCGAGCGCGCGCGCCTGGCCGGGCCGGACCGCAATGCCATGGGCTCGGTGCTCGGTGCGTTGTGTGAGGAACTGGTGCGGGTCAAGGAGCGCCTCGACCTGTTCGTGCGCAGCGACCGCCAACACACCAGCGACCTCGACGCCTTGCTCGCGCCGCTGCGGCAGATCGCCGATACCCTCGCCGTACTGGGTTTCGGCCAGCCGCGCAAAGTCATCATCGACCAGCTTGCCGTGGTGCTGAGCCTGGCCCAAGGCCAGCGCGAGCCAAATGACGCGGTGTTGATGGATGTCGCCGGCGCCTTGCTGTATGTCGAGGCAACTCTGGCCGGCATGGTCGGTACGGTCGAGCCGGAAAGCCGCGAAGAGAGCCGCTTGCCCACCACCGACCTGACCCAGATCCACCAGTTGGTAATCCGCGAATCCTGCCAGTGCCTGCGCCAGGCCAAGGAACTGGTGATCGACTGCCTCGAAGCCGACTGGGATCGCCAGCGCCTGGAATCCTTGCCGGAGCTGTTGAGCCAGGTGCGCGGCGCCCTGGCGATGATTCCACTGCCGAGGGCGGCGAGCCTGATGCGTGGCTGCACCGATTACGTTGACGAACAGCTGATGAGCCACGACAGCCCGCCCTCCGAAATGCAGCTGGCGCATTTCGCCGACGTGATCAGCAGCCTGGAGTACTACCTGGAACGCATGCTCCAGGACCCCGACGCCGCCGGCGAACGGGTGCTGGAGTTGGCCACCCAGGGCCTGGCTGCGCTCGGTTACCTGCCCGCCGAAAAACCCTGGCGCCAGGCCTTGGCGGCGCCGGACGGTGCGCTCTCCACCGATGAAGCGCCGAGCCAATCGCAATTCGACGCGTTGGCCAGCCCCACCTCGCGCCTCAACCCGCCTGCCTTGCAGCGCCCCGGTAGCCTGCTGCCGCCGCCGGCTGATGAAGAACCTATCGACGACGAACTGCGCGAAGTCTTCCTCGAAGAAACCGACGAAGTGCTTGAAGTGCTGCACCGCCACCTGCCCCACAGCGCCGATAAAACCGCCCAGGGCGAAATGCGCCGCGCGTTCCACACCCTCAAGGGCAGCGGCCGCATGGTGCGCGCGCTGGTGCTGGCCGAGCTGGCATGGGCCGTGGAGAACCTGCTCAACCGTGTGCTGGAGCGCAGCGTGGCTCTTGGCCCCGACGTGCAGCAGGTACTGGATGAAGCCGTCGCGCTGTTGCCGGAACTGATCGCTGACTTCGCCATTGACGACCAACGCCAACGCGATGAAGTCGACGCCCTGGCTGCCCGTGCCCACGCCCTGGCCAGCGGCACACCGGCCGCCGAACCCCATGACCCGATGCTGCTGGAGATCTTCCGTAACGAAGCCCAGAGCCATCTGGACAGCCTCAACCACTTCCTGCAACAGGCCGCCGAACACGTGCCGCTGCAAGTCAGCGATGAACTGCAGCGCGCCCTGCACACCCTCAAGGGCAGCGCCTATATGGCCGGCGTACTGCCGATCGCCGAACTGGCGCGCCCGCTCGATCACCTGACCCGCGAGTACAAGGCCCATCGCCTGCCGCTGGACCTGGATGAAGTGGAGTTGCTGCTGGAAGCCGAGGGCCTGTTCCAGCGTGGGCTGCGCCAGTTGGACAGCGACCCGCTGGTGCCGATCAAGGGTGCAACGGACCTGATCAACCGCACCCAAAGCCTGCTCGACCAGCAGCTTCAAGCCCTGCTCGACGCACCGAGCACCGGCCTGCGCATCAAGCGCGACCCGCAACTGATCGCCAACTTCCTGGCCCAGGGCATGGACATCCTGCTCGACGCCGAAAGCCTGCTGCGCCGCTGGCAACAACACCCCGGCGAGCGCCAGGAACTCACCGCGCTGCTGGACGAATTGACCACCCTGGGGGAGGGCGCGCACATCGCCGACCTGCACCCCATCGATGAACTCTGCGAGGCCTTGCTCGACCTGTATGGCGCCGTGGAAGAAAGCAGCCTGGCGGTGAGCGAGCGGTTTTTCCATGAGGCCGACCAGGCCCATGAAGCGCTGATCAGCATGCTTGACCAACTGGCGGCAGGGCAGGAAATCAGCCCGGCGCCGGCACGGGTCGAGGCGCTGCGCGAGCTGCTGGATGAAGCGCTCGACCCGTCCGCCACGGGCTTGATCAAAAGTGATGGCAGCCGTGCGCTGAGTATTTCGGAGCTGGGCGCCGCTACGGCGCAGCTGGATCATGACACGACGGTGGACGATGAGATCGTCGAGATCTTCCTCGAAGAGGCGGTGGATATCCTCGACAGCGCCGGGCAGTCCCTCAAGCGTTGGTTGCTGGAGCCCGAGAGCGCGGCGCCGTTGTCGTCATTACAGCGGGATTTGCACACCCTCAAGGGTGGCGCGCGCATGGCCGAGATCGGCCCGGTGGGTGACCTGGCCCATGAACTGGAAGGTCTTTACGAAGGCTTGGTGGACCGCCGCTACAGCTACTCCACCGAGTTGTCCCAGGTGCTGATGGCCAGCCACGAACGGCTGGCGCTGCAACTGGAAGAACTGCAGCACCACCAGCCCCTGAGCGACTGTGCGGAGCTGGTCGCCAAGGTGCGCGCGTTGCGCCAGAACAGTACGCCGACTGCGCCGGTTGCAGCGCCGCCAGCCTCGGGTGCTGACCCTGAGTTGCTGGAAATATTCCTCGAAGAAGCCGCCGATATTCTCGACAGTTCCGGTGCCGCATTGCTGCGCTGGCAGGCGGAGCCGAACAATCGCCAGGAAGTCGAAACCCTGCTGCGCGACCTGCACACCCTCAAGGGCGGCGCGCGCATGGTCGAGATCGGGCCGATTGGCGACCTGGCCCATGAGCTGGAATTTCTTTACGAAGGCTTGTCCGCCGGGTTGCTCGCGCCGTCCGCCGAGCTGTTCGCCCTGCTGCAAGGCTGCCATGACCGCCTGGCGCAGATGATCGACGCGGTGGCCGATGGCTTGCCGGTGGGTTCGGTGGACAAGCTGATCAAGCGCATCAAAAGCCTGGTGCACCCAAGCGTCGAACCGGTGGCGCCGGTGGCCCTGCCGGCGGGCAAGGCCGAAGCGGCGGTGGACCCTGCCGCCGACATGGTGAAAATTTCTGCCGAGTTGCTGGATGACCTGGTCAACCTGGCCGGCGAAACCTCGATCTTCCGTGGCCGTATCGAACAGCAGGTCAACGACGCACGCATCGCCCTCACCGAAGTGGAAACCACCATCGAGCGCATGCGCGACCAACTGCGCCGCCTCGACACCGAAACCCAGGGCCGCATCCTCAGCCGTCAGCAGGCCGAGGCCGAGCGCCTCGGCTATGAAGAATTCGACCCACTGGAAATGGACCGCCATTCGCAGTTGCAGCAACTGTCCCGCGCGCTGTCCGAATCGGTCTCCGACCTGCTCGACCTCAAGGACACCCTCGACCGCCGCAACGAGGATGCCCACGACCTGTTGCAGCAACAGGCGCGCATCAACACCGAGTTGCAGGAAGGCCTGATGCGCACGCGCATGGTGCCGTTTGAACGCATGTTGCCGCGCCTTAAACGCATCGTGCGCCAGGTGGCGCAGGAGCTGGGCAAGGATGTGGAATTCATCGTCGGCAATGCCGAGGGCGAAATGGACCGCAACGTGCTGGAACGCATGGCCGCGCCCTTGGAACATATGCTGCGCAACGCCGTCGACCATGGCCTGGAATCCCGCGAAGCGCGCCTGGCGGCCGGTAAACCGGAGAAAGGTCGGATTAGCCTGGACCTGACCCACGAAGGCGGCGATATCGTCTTCGACATGCGCGACGACGGCGCTGGCGTGCCCCTCGAGGCCGTGCGGCGCAAGGCGATCAAGCGCGGCCTGCTCGCGCCTGGGCAGGAGATCAGTGACCGCGACGTGTTGCAGTTCATCTTGCAGCCGGGCTTTTCCACCGCAGAAAAGATCACGCAGATTTCCGGGCGTGGCGTGGGCATGGACGTGGTGCATGAAGAAGTGCGCCAGCTCGGCGGCTCGATGTTCATTGAGTCGACGCCGGGCGCGGGCGTGCATTTTCGCATTCGCTTGCCGTTCACCGTGTCGGTTAACCGCGCGCTGATGGTGCAATGCGCGGACGACCAATACGCGATCCCGCTCAACACCATCGAAGGCCTGGTGCGCGTGCTGCCCCATGAGTTGGCCGGGCACTATCAGCAAGACCCGCCGCGTTATGAATATGCCGGCCAGCGCTACGAATTGTTCTACCTGGGCGACCTGCTGCACACCGTCGCTCGCCCCAAGCTGCTCGGCCAGTACCAGCCGGTGCCGGTGCTGCTGGTGCAATGCAACGAGCGGCGCGTGGCCATCCATGTGGATGCCATGGCCGGTACCCGGGAAATCGTGGTCAAGGGCCTGGGCCCGCAGTTTGCCGGGGTGCAGGGTTTGTCCGGGGCGACCATCCTCGGCGATGGCCGGGTGGTGTTGATCATCGACCTGCTCGCGCACATCCGCGCGCGGCAACCGGCCTTGCCGGCGCAGGCGGTGGATGCGCCGCTGATGCTCAATGACCCACTGAAAAAGCGCCCGCTGCTGGTGCTGGTGGTGGACGATTCGGTGACCGTGCGCAAAGTCACCAGCCGCCTGCTGGAGCGCAACGGCATGAACGTGCTGACCGCCAAGGACGGCATCGACGCCATCGCCGTGCTCGAAGAACACACGCCGGACCTGATGCTGCTCGACATCGAGATGCCGCGCATGGACGGCTTTGAAGTGGCCACCCAAGTGCGCAACGACCCCCGGCTGATGCGCCTGCCGATCATCATGATCACGTCCCGCACCGGCCAGAAACACCGCGACCGCGCCATGGCCATTGGCGTCAACGAGTACCTGGGCAAGCCGTATCAGGAGTCGGCTCTGCTGGACAGCATCGCCTATTGGAGCAAGTCCCATGCTTGA